From the genome of Sphingopyxis sp. DBS4:
GCGCCGCGCTTCGGCAAGGTCGTCGGCGCCCAGCGCCTGCGCGACCGCGCGGACATGGTCGAACAGGCTGCGCTGCGCGAGCGCGGGCCAGGAGAAAAGAGCGATGCCGATCCACGCGAAGCCGCCGAGCGCTGCGGAGAACAGGCGTTGCAGCATCCAGCCGCCGCCTCCCGCCACCAGCAGGAGCAGCAGCAAGGTCAGGATGCCGAGCGCGCGCCGCGTCGCAAAGCCTGTTTCGGGGCGATTCCACCGCGCTTCGCAGCCGTCGATCAGCCGCGCGAACAGCCCGACCGGATGGCCGATGCGCCGATAGAGCGGGGTCGGCCAGCCGAGCGCAGCGTCGAGCGCGAGCGCGGCGAGAGCGACGGGCTCAGCCACCGAGCGCCGCATCGAGCCGGGCCAGTGCCGCTGCGCTGCCGGGCAGACCAAGGCGCAGCCAGCGCGGCTGGTCGGCAAAGGGCCGGGTCAGGATCGCGGCGCGCGCGAGCCGCTCGAACAGCGCCCCGGCGTCATCGGCTTCGACCAGCCGGAACAGCGGGCAGTCGCCGATGACGGACAGATTGCGGCGGGTGAGCAGCGCGTCGAGCGCGGCCGCTTCCCTGGTTAGCTGCTCGCGCATGGCGGCGATCCAGTCGCGGTCGCGATAAGCGGCGTTGCCGATCGCGAGCGCCGCGGCGGAAACGGGCCACGCGCCGAGCAAGGTGCGCAACTCGTCCAGAAACAACGGCGGGCCGAGCACGAAGCCGAGCCGAACCCCGGCGAGACCGAAGAATTTGCCGAAGGAGCGGAAGACGAGCAGGCGCCGGTCGTCGCTGATCCGATGCGCGATGCTCGTCACGGGTGCGCAATCGGCGAAGGCTTCGTCGATGAGCAACCAGCCGTCGCGCTGCGCGAGCATGGCGTCAAGCATCGCGATATCGATGATGCTCCCGTCGGGATTGTTCGGATTGGCGAGAAGCATTGTGCCTTTGCAGGTCGGTGCTTCGGCGCGGTCGATCGGCGCGCTGCCGGAAAAAATCTCGCCATGGGTGCGATAGGCGGGGGCGACATGCCGCGCCGCGCCGCCGATGATCCGGCCCGCGAGGCGCAGGCCGACCTCGCTACCCGGAATCGCGCAGACATGGCGCGCTTTGACCCCGAAATGCGCCGCGGCGGCGGCTTCGAGATCGGCAAGGGCTTCGCGTTCGGGGAGCCGCCGCCAGTCGATCGCGATCGTGTCGGCGCCCGGCCAGGGGTGCGGGTTGATCCCGGTCGACAGGTCGAGCCACGGCGCGTCGCCGGTGCCGAAATGGCGCTTCGCGGCTTCCAGCGCCCCGCCATGCCACGTCCAGTCAGGCGTCATGCGACGTGCGTCCAAAGCAGCGCGGCGAAGAGCAGCAGGCTTTCGCTCACCTCGATCCCCGCCCCATGGCCGTCGCCCGAGATGCCGCCGATCCGGCGCCGCAGCCACCAGCCCCAGAGCAGGACGGCCAGCGGCGCGGCGAGCAGCGAGGGCGACAGCGCCGCCAGCGCGAGCAGCAGGATCGTCCAGAGGCCGATGTCGACCGGCCGCACCGCGCCGCGGAATCGCGACCCTAGCCCGTCGTGGAGAGCGGGCAGCCAGCGCGACCAGAGCAAGGGCGCGATGCGCGCCGCGAAGGGTATGAGCAGGATGGCGGTAAAGGCTTCGGTCGCGATCAGGCCGTGCAGCAGCACGAGCTTGGCAAGAAGCTGGAGCGCGATCGCCACCACCGCGAAGCTGCCCGCGTGGGGATCGGCGAGGACAGCGCGCAGGCGCACGGGGTCTTTGTGTGCGGCGCCGCTTGCGTCGGCGATGTCGCCAAGACCGTCGAGGTGCAGCGCGCCGGTGACCGCGACCCACAGCAGCAGCGCGGCGAGCGCGCCGGACCAGGGATCGAGTTTCGCGCCCGCCCAGCCTCCGCCCGCGACCAGCGCGCCGACGATCAGCCCGACCGCGGGGAACCAGCGCATCGACGCCGCGAATTCGGCGCTCGACACCGTCACGCGCGGCGCCGGCAGCCGGGTCAGGAACCGGATCGCTATGATGAGCCCCTTCATGCGCGAAGGCCCGTGATCTGCGCGGTTCGCTCGCCGCGCCACAGGCGAAGTGACAGCACGGCGCCGTAGGGCAGATCGAAGGCCCACACCGCGCGTTGGTCGAAGTCGCACAGGTGATGGAGCGCCGCGCGCATTGCGCCGCCATGGGTGACGACCAGCGTCGGCACCGGCGCGAGCGCGTCGGCGACGCGCGCGACGAGTGCCGACCAGCGCTCGCCGTCGGGCGGGGGGCAGGCGTCGGGATCGGCCCGGAACCGGCCGAGCGCATGGGGATCGATCACCCCGGGCGCCTTGCCGTCCCATGCACCGAAATCGAGCTCGCGCCAGCGTGCGTCGATGGTCAGCGGGAGGTCGCGCGCCGCGCCGATGCGTTCGCCGGCAAGGCGGCAGCGTTGCAGGTCCGACGCGATCACCCGATCGAAGCTCAGCCCGGCGGCCCGTTCGGCGCAGACGGTGAGGCCTTCGGCGGTCGAGGCATCGTCGGTACGCCCGAGCAACAGGCCCGGCCGCTCGGGCGCGCCGTGGCGCAGCAAGTGGAGCGCGACGCCGGTCATAGCGCGCCCGACACGGCGGCTTCGTCGAAGGTCGCCATCCGGTCGTGCGCGGCCAGCGCCGCACGGACCACCCCCGCCGCGACCGCCGCGCCGCTGCCTTCGCCGAGGCGCATGCCGAGCGTCAGGATCGGGTCGAGCCCGAGCCGGTCGAGCAACCGGGCGTGGCCGGGTTCGGCCGAACAATGCCCTGCGAGGCAATGCGCGGTGATCGCCGGATTGTCGGCGGCGAGCGGGGCGATGGCCGACCCGCAGATGAAGCCGTCAAGCAGCACCGGAATGCCAAGTTGCCGCGCGCGCAGGGTCGCGCCCGCGATCGCCGCGATCTCACGCCCGCCGACCCGGCGCAGCGTCTCGAACCCCGAACGCGGAGCGCCGTCGTGAAAGGCAATCGCGCAATCGATGACGGCCGCCTTTCGCGCTACGCCGGCGTCGTCGACACCCGTTCCGGGCCCCACCCAGTCGCGCGCGTTGCCGCCGAAACTCCGCGCGCAGAGCGCGGCGGCGGCGGTCGAATTGCCGATCCCCATCTCGCCGAGGACGAGGAGGTCGAGCCCCTCCTCGACCGCCGCCGCCCCGCTGTTCAGCGCCGCGAGGCATTCGGCCTCGCCCATCGCCGGGGCGGCCGTGAAATCGGCGGTCGACCGATCGAGATCGAGCGCAACGACCTTGAACTCCAGACCCGCCGCGCCCGCCAAGGCGTTGATCGCGGCACCGCCGCCCGCGAAATTGGCGACCATCTGCGCGGTGACGCTGGCCGGAAAGGCGCTGACGCCGTGCGCGGTCACGCCGTGATTGCCCGCGAAGACGACCGCGCGGCCGCGATCGATCTGCGGGCGCTCGCGGCCTTGCCAGCCCGCGATGAAGACGGCGATCTCCTCGAGCCGGCCGAGCGATCCGGCGGGCTTGGTAAGCCGCGCCTGCCTGGCCCGCGCGGCGGCTTCGGCGGCGGGGTCGGGACCGCGCAGATCGACGAGAGCAGCCTCGAAGGCGGCAAGCGAGGGAAAGATCATTCGGCGACATATCCGGCTGGCGGGGTGCGGACGATGAAATGGCCTTTGACGCCCTCGGGCCAGTCCGCATAGGCCACCCGGCCATGGTCGCTGGCCGCATAATGGACGGCATAGTCGAGGATCGCGCGCGCGGCGTTCTCGTCGGGGGTGAAGCGACCGAGGACATAGCCGATCTTGTCCGGCGCGCGCAGATGGACGGTGCAATGATCCTGGCAGGCAAAGAGGCATGCCATTTCCTGCACCGCGATGCCGGCGTAGCGGGGGTCGCCGCTCTTGATCCGCTGCAAGGCTTCGGCGAGGCGCGTGCCGCCGCGTACGCCTGCGGCGTCGTCCCGTGCTTCGCGGCTGTGGCGACAGGTGCTGCACACCACGACCGCGGGGCCAGGGGCGACGCGCGTCAGCATCAGGCGACCGCCGCCGGTTGCGGGGGCGCCGGGACGCCAACCGCGACGAGAGCCCGATACAGGACATACAGCCCGATCAGGATCGCGCCGTTGCGGACGAATTGTTCGGCCAGGAGATCGGGAGCCATCGCGGTGTGGAGCCCGCCGAGCGCAAGGGCCCAGAGCAGGATGATGCCCTTGAACGCCGTGAACCCGGCCGCATAGGCGAGGCCGAGCCGCGCCGCGACCGAGCGGTAGTCAAGCGCCCGGAGCGCGGCGTAGCTGGCGAGCGCCGATCCCGCCGCCGCCGTGCCCAGCCCGATACCCCACGCCAGCGTGCTTCCGTCGCGTGGATAGCCGAGCAGGAAAAAGCCGACGAACTGGCTCGCCGCCCACGCCAGAAACATGAGCGCGAGGCCGTCGCGGCGGCGCATATGCACCGCCGCGAGCGCCGCGAGTGCCGGGAAAGGCGTCGCGCAGGCGAGGGCGATCGTGGTCGCGGTGCTCGCCCCCGTGAACATCGAGACCCACAGCGCCGACGCCCCCCGTTCGGACAGGCCGGTCATCAGAAGCGCCCCCGGATACCGGCGTAAAAGCTGCGGCCGAGCGTGCCGTAGCGATAGGTGGTCATATAGTCCTCGTCGAAGATATTCTCGGCGCGCGCGAACAGCTTCACGGCGTCCGACAGCTTGAGCTCTGCGCGCAGGTCGACGAGCGTATAGTCGTCCAGCCGCTGCGCGTTGCTGGCATTGTCATAGCTCTTGCCCGACCAGCGCACTGCCGCGCCGAGTTCCAGCCCGAAGCCGAAGGCGTAGCTGGCCGACGCATTGGCGGTCTCGCATGGCCGGCGCGGCAGCCAATTGCCGAAGCTGGCACCGGGCGAGCGGTCCTCGGCGACGATCCAGCTATAATTGCCGTCCACCGTCAGCCCGCCGAGCGACAGCGCCGCCGCCGCCTCGACCCCGTGCGCCTCGCTGCGCGCGATGTTCAGATAATAGCCGTAGCGCGGCGTCGTGGGGTCGCCGGGCACGAAGCAGAGCGGATCGGTCGAGCCCGACGAGCAGCCGTTGTAGATGATCTGGTTGACCGTCTTGCGGTCGAACCAGGTCGCGCCGACGACGAGCTTGCGATCGAACAGATGCTGTTCGATTCCCGCTTCCCAGCCGTGCGCCTCCTCGGGATCGAGCGCGACATTCCCATATTCGCTGAACAGTTGATAGAGGCCTGGCGCCTTGAAGCCTTCGCCATAGCTTGCGCGCAGCACGGTGCCGGTGGCGAGCCGCCACACGCCGCCCGCGGCGAACAAAGTCTGGCCGCCGTAGCGGTTGTGGTCGTCGTAGCGAACGCCGCCGTTCAGCGTCAGCCCGGCGACCGGCTCGACGCTGAGCTGGCCATAGACGCTCGTGATTTCGGCCTTGCCGCGCGCGAAGGCGGGGAGCGGCATCGCGAGCGAGGCCGAGGGCGAGCGGCTGCGGAACGAGGAGCGCTCATTCTCCACCCCGAAGATCGCGTGGATCCGGTCGCTGACGTCGAAGCTGCCCTGATATTCCCAGCGCTTGTTGCGGCCGTCGGCCTCGAAGCTGCGCGGCCGGGCGCGGTCGGGGTTGAAATTGTCGCGGTTGGTGTCGGTATAGGCATAGGCGATCCGGTTGCGGAAACGCCCATCGGCGAGCGCGACGTTCAGGCCCGCATAGCCGACGAATTCCTTGCTCAGCCCATAATCGGCGCTGTCGGCGCTGAAGCCGTCGAATTCGACCCGCCCGCTCGCATAGGTGCCGCGAAGGTCGACGCTGATAGTGTCGGCGAGCGCCAGCTCGGCGCGGCCCGACAGATTGTAATTGCGATAGCCGTCGCGTTCCTTGCCGCCGAACGCCCGGGCGTAGGAGGAAATGCCGTCGGTGGTGAAGCGCTGGCCGCCGATGCGCCAGGCGAGGGGGCCGGTGCGGCCGCCGATCGCGGCGCGCGCGCTGACCGTCTCACGCGAGCCCGCCTCGACGTCGAAGCTGCCTTCGAGCGGCTTTTCGGGGGTCGCGGTGACGATATTGACCACGCCGCCGATCGCCTGGCTGCCCCACAGGATCGATTGCGGCCCGCGCAGCACCTCGATCCGCGCGATATCGCCGGCGAGCAGGTTGGCGAAGTTGAAGCCGCCGCCGGTCGACGAGGGATCGTTGAGCTTCACCCCGTCGATCACCACCACCGTATGTTCGGATTCGGCGCCGCGGATGCGGAGCGAGGTCGACGTGCCATAGCCGCCGTTGCGCGAGATGCTGATGCCCGGCGTGCGGAGCAGCAATTCGGTGACGCCGATATCCTGGCTACGGTCGATCGCCTCCTTGTCGAGCACGGCCACCGACGCGGGAATTTCGTCGAGCGTCAGCGGTGCGCGCGTCGCGGTGACGATGATGCTGTCGGCGTCGGCGGCTTCGTCGGCGAAAGCAGGCAGCGCGGCCGCGATGGCGGCCACGGAAAGCGTGGTACGAAAAACAGTCCTGAACATGGATAACCCCATCGACAAGGCCGCTTGCGCGCAGGGTCGATGGAGCCCGCCCCATGGGGACGCACGACATCGGCCCGTGCGTGCGCACGGCCACCTTTGTCGTCGCTCGGGTTCACTCCCCGTCCGCCCGGCACACCCTGTCCGCACGAAAGACGACGGCGACGGGCAGGTCTCCTGGCTCGCGGGTCGGTGCCGGTTCGGGCCGCCTTCTCGGGACTTCAAGTCCCAATGGCATGTGGCCCGATGGCTCTCCGCTTACAGTTGCAGGGGCAGCCGGGGTCTTGCACCCCGTTCCCTTTTGATCCCCTTTCGGGGAACCTGTCGCTGGACGCGCCCCTAACGCAATATCGGGGCGGCGGTCAATTGCTGCGTTGCAACAGCGATCAGGCGGCCTTCATCCACACGACGAGCGCGAAGCGTGTCGCGCGCGCCGGCAGGGTGCGGTGCGGGGTGAAGCGGTCGAGGAACAGCGCGGTTCCGGCCGGGCAATCGGGGCGGACGCGCGGCAGGTCGGCGAGGCGATAGTCGGGGATTTCAAAGCCATCCGCGACCTGCTCGCCCAGCGGTGCCGGCTGGCGCGCCGCCGCGACCTCCAGTCCGCCGCTTTCCGGCCCCCCGCTCTCTGGCCCCACGTCGCCGAGCGGAATCCACGCGGTCACCAGCACCTTACCGCAGCCGGTGCCGTCGTCGCGCGCGACGTCGCTGTGCCACGCGTGGCGATGTTCGGGGAAGCAGGCGATGCTGGCGCGGACGCGGACGATCCGGCCCGCCAGCTTGCGGCCGCAGAGCGCTTCGGCCGTCTCGATCAGCCGCGGATCGTTGGCCAGCGCTTGCAATCGCGGTCCGCGATGCGCGTCGGTGCAGATCGCGACGCGGAGCAGGTTCGCGATGCTGCGTTCGTGGGCGTAGACCCGGTCGATCCGCTCGGTCAGCGGAGCGTCGGGACAGCTCTGTTCGAACGGCAGATACAGCGCGCGCGACACGCGGTCGATATGTTCGGCGATGTCCTCGCGCGCCGCGAGGATGCTCGCGCGATCGAACAATGGCACGGCGGCATAGCCCTGTTCGGCGAACTGCGTCGCGGGGGTCATCGCGCGCGCCCGAGCGTCGTCACCGTCGGCCAGTCGCCGCCGGTTTCGACCCGTGCGTCGATGCCGTAGACGGCGCGCAACAGGTCGGCGGTCAGGACCGTGGGCGGGGTCCCGTCGGCGACGATCCGGCCCTTGTCGACAATCAGCAACCGGTCGCAATAGCGCGCCGCCATGCTGAGGTCGTGGAGCACCGCGATGACCAGCGCGCCGGCGTCGGCTTCGGCGCGGAGCAGGTCCATCGCGTCGATCTGGTGGCCGGGGTCGAGGCTGGCGAGCGGCTCGTCGGCGATCAGCGCGGCGGCCTCGACCGCGAGCGCGCGGGCGAAAAGGACGCGGGCGCGCTCTCCCCCCGACAATTCGGTCGCGATCCGGTCCCGGAGCCCGAGGACGTCGGCGCGTTCCATCGCGCGCTCGATCGCGGCGGTATCGGCGGCCGAGACGCGCGACATCGGGGCGAGGTGCGGCAGGCGACCGAGCCCGACGAGCCGCTCGACGGTCAGCGGCCAGTGCAGGGTCTGCCCCTGCGGCAGATAGGCGACGCGCCGGGCGAGGTCGGCGCGCGGTATCGCGGCGGCGTCGGTGCCGTCGATTTGCACCGTTCCGCTTGCGGGAACGAGCGCGAGCATCGCACGGGCGAGCGTCGACTTGCCCGCGCCGTTGGGGCCGACGATTCCGGTCAGCGTGCCCGGCACGAACGTCGCGTTCGCATCCGCGACCACGACGCGATGGCCGAGCGTGACTCCGACCCGTTCGAGCGCGATCGTCACCATAGCCTTTTCTCCCGCATCAGATGGACGAGAAAGACCGGAACGCCGAGGAAGGCGGTGACGACGCCGAGCTTCAATTCGTTCGTCGTCGGGATGATCCGCACCCCAAGGTCGGCGAGCGTCAGCAGCGCCGCGCCGCCGATCGCCGAGGGGAGCAGGATCGCCGACGGGCTGCGGTCGGTGAGCGGGCGGATCAGGTGCGGGACGATCAGCCCGACGAAACCGATCGCCCCCGATACCGCGACCGCGCCGCCGACCGCGATTGCGGTGCCGACGAGCAGGCGGAGCCGCATCCGCCCGATGTCGACGCCGAGCGCCTTCGCTGCATCCTCGCCGAGCGTCAGCGCGTCGAGCGCGCGGCCGTTCCACAGCAGCATCGCCATGCCGATCGCGACGCAGGGCAGCGCGATCCAGACATGTTGGAACGAGCGGTTTTCGAGGCTGCCGAGCAGCCAGGTCATGATCTCCATCGCCGCGAAGGGGTTCGGCGACAGGTTGAGCGCGAGGCTGGTCCCCGCGACCGCGAGCGTGCCGACCGCGATGCCCGCGAGGATCAGCGTCAGCGGGCTCTCCGACCGCCCAGCGAGCGCAAACAGCAGGGCGAGCGAGGCGAGCGCGCCGCCGATCGCCAGCACGGGCAGCGCGGCGGGATGGATCTGTGCGAAGCCGAAATAGAGCGCGGCAACCCCGCCGAGCGCCGCGGCGTTCGAGGTGCCAAGCACCGAGGGTTCGGCGAGCGGATTGCGGAGATAACCCTGCAGCGCCGCCCCCGACAGGCCGAGCGCTGCTCCGACGATCAGCGCGAGCAGGGTGCGTGGCAGGCGGAGTTCGAAAAGGATCGTCGTCGCGACCGCATCGCCATGTCCGCTGGCCGCCGCGCCAAGCCGCGCGAGCGACAGGTCTACGGGGCCGAAGAGCAGCGAGGCGACGGCGGCGGCGAGTGTGAGCGCCGCGAGTGCGGCGACGAGAATCCAGCGCGTCATCGCCGCCCTCCGTCGATCGCCGCGATCTGCGCGACGATGCTGCGCGCGGCGACGGTATATTCGGGGCTGCCGCACACGGTCCACGCCTGCGGGATGCTGATGCGCGGAATGTTTTTCAGCGCCGGATGATGGAGCATTTCGCTGCCCTGGTCGGTGATCGTATCGGTCGCGCTCTCGACGATCAGGAAATCGGGCTGCGCCGCCACCATTTCCTCGAGGCTGAGCTGTGACAGCGGCGGCTTGCCGAGCTTGCCGGCGAGATTGACGAGGCCGAGGCGGGTCATCAATTCGTCGATCAGCGTGCCGGTGCCGGTCATGTAGCCGCGCCGCTGATAATAGGCCGCGACGCGCCCGCGTCCCGGCTTCGGCAAGCCAGCAAGCTCGCGCTCCATCTTCGCGACAAGCGCTTCGCCGCGGTCGGCGTGCCCTACCGCTTTCGCCGTCGCGCGGATCGAGGTGTAGATCTGGTCGAGCCGGTCGGCGGTGTCGAGGTCGAGCAGCGGATAGGTCCGGCCGGGCAGCGCGGCGAGCGCGGCGCTGCGGCTCGCGGGCATGCCGACGACGAGGTCGGGACCGATCGCCAAAATCTGCTCGGCCGAATTGCCGAGCAGCGGCAGTCCGCGCGCCTTCGCCGCCGCCGCCGACAGTTCGGGATCAGACGCATTGTGTGTGAGCCCCGCGATCTGTCCACGGTCGGCGAGCGCGAGGACGAGCTGGTCGGCGCAAAGATTGACCGAGACGATGCGCTTAGGCGTCGCGGGGGCCTTCGGTGCACTTGCAGGTGCAGCAGCCCACAAGGCCCCTGCGCCGGCGAGCAGCAGGGGGATCGCGAGCAGGCCGCGCATCAGAACTCGACCCCCGCCTGCGCGCGGACATTCTGCTCGCGGAAGGGATGCTTGACCTGCGTCATTTCGGTGACGAGATCGGCGGCGTCGATCAGCGGCTGTGGCGCGTTGCGGCCGGTGATCACGACATGCGTCATCGCGGGCTTGGCGGCGAGCGTCGCCAGCACCTCCTCGACCGGCAGATAATCATAGCGCAGCACGATATTGAGCTCGTCGGCGATGACCATCTTGTAGGCGGGGTCGGCGATCATCCGCTTCACTTCCTCCCACGCTTCGCGGGCGACTTCGATGTCGCGCGCGCGGTTCTGCGTGTCCCAGGTGAAGCCTTCGCCCATCGGCTTGAACGCGGCAAGCTCGGGAAAGCGATCGAACACTGCGCGCTCGCCGGTCGCCATCGCGCCTTTGACGAACTGGACGATGCCGACCTTCATCCCGTGCCCGATCGCGCGGATCGCCATGCCGAAGGCGGCCGAGCTCTTGCCCTTGCCGGGACCGGTGTGGACGATGACGAGGCCCTTTTCGACCGTCTTGGTCGCGATCTTCTTCGCCTGCGCCGCCTGCAGCTTGACCATCTTCGCCTTATGCTCGGCGTCGGTACGGGGCTTCACGGTCAGAAACTCAGCCGGACGCCGCCATAGGCGGCACGGCCATAGACGCCATAGCCGGAGGCGGTCGCATAATCGGCGTCGAACAGATTATCGACGCGGCCGTACAGCTCGATATGTCCGCCAATCGGGAAGGAGGCGCGAACACCCGCGAGCGCATAGCCGTCGAGCGGGACGAGGTTCGCCGCGTCGTCGAAGCTGTCGCCAACCAGTGTCAGCGTCGCCCCGGTCGACAGGCCGAACGACCAGTCATAGTCGGCCGACAGGCTGATCGCCTGCTCGGCGCGGCGGGGGAGGCGCTTGCCGTCGAATGCGGGGCGTCCCGAACGGTCGCGGGCATCGATGTAGGAGTAGGAGGCGGTGACGTTCAGCGCGTCGACGGGGCGCAGCGCGAGTGTCGCCTCGACCCCCTTGGCGCGGGTGCGGTCGATATTGCCATATTTGGAAGTGGCGTTGTCGTAATTGATCTGGTCGGTGGTGTTGCGCACAAAGGCGGTCAGAGACATCACCGCGCGCCCGTCCGCCAGACTCTGGTCGATGCCGAGGTCATAGCTTTTCGACCGTTCGGGCCGCAGCGCTGCGTTGCCGCTGAAACTGTCGTAGAGCTGATAGAGCGACGGTGCCTTGAACCCCTCGCCATAGCTCGCGCGGACATTGGTCGCGCCGCCGTTCGGCGAATAATTGGTGTTGGCGCCGAAGGTCGTCGCGCCGCCGAACTGGCTGTGGTCGTCGTGGCGCACGCCGCCGGTCAGCGACAGGCTGGCGAATGGCTGGACGATCCCCAGCGCATAGACGCTATCGATGTTCGCGCGCTGGCTGTCGGTCGATCCGAAGCCGAAGAAATCATAGTCGGGCCGCTCGTGCTCATAGCCGAAGATCAGCTTCGCGCGGTCGGCCGGCGTGACGACGCCCTGATATTCGAAGCGCAGGTTGCTCCCCGAATAGCCATAGTCGGGCGCGGTTCCGCGCACGAAATAATAGTCGCGGTCGTTGCGCAGCCAGGTCACCGCGGCGCGGCTGGTGAAGCGGCCATCGAACAGCGCGAGATTGAGGCCCGCATAGCCGACATATTGGTCGAGCTTGGCGACGTCGGCGCTGTCCGCCGGGGGACCGAAGAAGCTGTCATAGTCGAGGTTGGAATGGATATAATATCCGCGCAGGTCGAGGCTCAGCGCATCGCCGAGCGCGACCTTCAGCCGCGCATTGCCGGCGAAATTCTTGTAGCCGTCCTTTTCGGTGCCGCTCGCGGCCGACGAGATGCCGTCGGTCCGGAACCAGGACGCGCCGACGCCGCCCGACACCGCGCCCGCGGTGCCCGACACGTCGGCCCGCGCGCTGGTCGTGTCGCTATAGCCATATTCAGCCGCGGCGTCCGCCGCGAACCCTTCGGCGGGGGTGGCGGTCGTCAGGCTGACCACGCCGCCGATCGCCTGGCTGCCGTGGACGACCGAGTTCGATCCGCGCAGCACCTCGATCCGGCGGATGTTGCCGGTCAGCAGCGGGCCGAAATCATAGCCGTCGCCGATCCCGCTCGGGTCGTTCACCTTGACGCCGTCGATCAGCACCAGGGTCTGCGTCGTCTCTGCGCCGCGCAGCGATACCCCCGCGACCGAGCCGGTGCTGCCGGTGCGGCTGAACCGCACGCCGGGGGTGGTGGCGAGCAGATCGACGACGTCGATCGTCTGGCGCTTCGCGATC
Proteins encoded in this window:
- the cobO gene encoding cob(I)yrinic acid a,c-diamide adenosyltransferase, producing MKPRTDAEHKAKMVKLQAAQAKKIATKTVEKGLVIVHTGPGKGKSSAAFGMAIRAIGHGMKVGIVQFVKGAMATGERAVFDRFPELAAFKPMGEGFTWDTQNRARDIEVAREAWEEVKRMIADPAYKMVIADELNIVLRYDYLPVEEVLATLAAKPAMTHVVITGRNAPQPLIDAADLVTEMTQVKHPFREQNVRAQAGVEF
- a CDS encoding TonB-dependent siderophore receptor — protein: MLKPVTLSLILSAAATPAFAQTGSPADDIVVTASGIEQPRDETGQAITVIDSDTIAKRQTIDVVDLLATTPGVRFSRTGSTGSVAGVSLRGAETTQTLVLIDGVKVNDPSGIGDGYDFGPLLTGNIRRIEVLRGSNSVVHGSQAIGGVVSLTTATPAEGFAADAAAEYGYSDTTSARADVSGTAGAVSGGVGASWFRTDGISSAASGTEKDGYKNFAGNARLKVALGDALSLDLRGYYIHSNLDYDSFFGPPADSADVAKLDQYVGYAGLNLALFDGRFTSRAAVTWLRNDRDYYFVRGTAPDYGYSGSNLRFEYQGVVTPADRAKLIFGYEHERPDYDFFGFGSTDSQRANIDSVYALGIVQPFASLSLTGGVRHDDHSQFGGATTFGANTNYSPNGGATNVRASYGEGFKAPSLYQLYDSFSGNAALRPERSKSYDLGIDQSLADGRAVMSLTAFVRNTTDQINYDNATSKYGNIDRTRAKGVEATLALRPVDALNVTASYSYIDARDRSGRPAFDGKRLPRRAEQAISLSADYDWSFGLSTGATLTLVGDSFDDAANLVPLDGYALAGVRASFPIGGHIELYGRVDNLFDADYATASGYGVYGRAAYGGVRLSF